The region GTATTCATTACATCAACCTCCAAATTCTCTCAGCACTAATGCCGGAGCATGACAAAACGCGCACCTAAGTGCGACAAAAATACAGACACAGATGTCACGTATGACAATCAGTTCCGCACGGAGTTTTGTTCAGTTACGAGAGTTCTGGAGGGTGAAAAGGTGGACTTATAGACCGGAAAAGGCAGTGTGCCGTCTTAAATGGTATAGGCGGATCTTTTTGAAAGAGCGTTTGCGCAAAAAAGCCATCTTTCCCGTCAAACAACGCATTGTGTTGCACGGCATCGTGACTGAGGTTTGGCATTTGCCGATCCTTACGCTGGCTGTCACCGCATAGAGCAAGCGATTTACAAGGGTCGTCATGTCCGCCTTCTTGAGAAGTGACCGCCTGTTCGTCAGTAGATGAGTGGCTTGAGCAGATGAAACCGTGAGAGCCAACTTCGGCAAGAAAGACTACCAAGAAGAGAGCCGCCAACAGGCGCCTTCTGCTTCGCTTTCTTACTGAAACCGGATCAAGGTACAACACAATCTTTTAAGTATAGTAATTTTATGTTCCCTACGCAATAGATTTTGGAGTTTTGTCTGCGGTGAGCGTAAAATTGTGTCCATTGATGAAAACTCTTTTTCTAATGCGCCACGCGAAATCCTCTTGGAATGATGCCAGCATCGCCGATTTTGACAGGCCCTTGAATGATCGGGGGGAGCGAACGGCGCCGTTTATGGGAAGATTCATGCGTGAGAAAGGTTTTGAACCGTCGATGATCATAAGTTCACCGGCTGTCAGGGCAAAGTGTACGGCGCAGCTTGTAAAAGACGCCGCCGGTTTTTTGTCCGACCTTAAATTTGACGAACGTATCTATGACGCACATCCGCAAGCATTGCTTCAAGTGGTTTCTGAAATCGACAACTCTAGAGAGACAGCTATGCTTGTCGGCCATAATCCCGGCATCGAGGGTTTTATTCGTTTTCTCACCGGCGATCTGGAACCGATGCCGACTGCCGCTCTTGCTGTGATCGACCTAAATATCGACAGTTGGAACGATGTCGCTGACGGCTGCGGAAAATTAAAGTGCATTTTTCGGCCTAGAGATTTAACACCCTTGTAACATTCTGTTAACACCCAATTCAATCCCAACGGTTAGAGTAGTCGCAGATCTATTAAGAATTAATTACAATTTTACTAATCGATATGCAGCAAACAATTCTGATCGTCGAGGATGATGGGGATATAGCCGAGGGCTTGCACTATAATCTGAAGCGCGAAGGCTTTCGCACGGTTATAGCTGAATCCGGTGAAAAGGGCCTCCGTCTTGCACTTGATGAAAAAAACCCGCCTTCGTTGATCCTGCTTGATCTGATGTTGCCCGGCATCGGCGGAATGGACTTGTGCCGCCGCTTGCGCCGCGAAACACTGACCGAAAAAACACCGATAATAATGCTCACGGCGCGGGCGGCTGAGGGCGACAAGATATTGGGCCTTGAGGCAGGAGCGGATGATTATATCGTCAAGCCTTTCTCTGTAAAAGAGGTTATCGCACGCGTACGTGCCGTACTGCGTCGATCAGAAACGGAAAGTGCTTCAAAATACGAAGATGGCTTGTTGGCTGTTGATTTTGCCGATATGCGCGTGACGTGTGCCGACAGGACCGTAATACTAACTCGAAAGGAATTTGCCTTGCTCGAATACCTGATTCAAGCTGCGGGCCGCGTTGCTTCGCGGCAGCAGCTTCTCGACAATGTTTGGGGATACAGTTATTTTGGCGACACGCGAACTCTCGATGTACACATTCGCCGATTGCGGCAAAAACTGGACGCCTGCGCCCACTGCATTGAAACGGTAGTCGGCGTCGGCTATCGTTTTGTCGGCTGCAAATAGCGGCACTGAGATAAGATTAGGCAAGATCAACGCAGAACCTTTCCCCGCGCTTGATCTCTTGTGAAATTTTTATGAGAGCGACGAGCCTCAAAATAGCTGAAACACCGTCATCGGCTCAGGCCTTGCAAAAGATCCTGGACACCACGCGCGAAGGCGTCATTGTTGTCGGCAAAAATATGCGGATCACCAAGTGTAACGTTCCGGCAGCGGTTGCATTTGGCCGGGACGGCCTCGATCTCGAGAACGAACATTTGAGCGAAGTTTTTAGCGATCGCGGTGTGTGTGAAGCCTTTCAGAAAGCCGCCGTGGAACATATTTCTTCAGATGTACGTCTCGAGCTTAGTCGCGCAGGCAATCGAAAATTTGATGTTCATATTGCCCCGATCGAGTTTGACGGAGTCGATTTTGGAATCGGTTTTTTCTACGAAACAACACAGATCGACCGGCTTGAAACTGTACGCCAGGAATTTCTTTCGAATATCTCACACGAACTGCGCACGCCTCTCACATCAATACTCGCTTTTGTTGAAACACTGGAAAACGGCGGACTCGAGGACAAAGAGAACAATGAACGCTTTCTCGGCATCATTCGGCGCAATGCCGAACGGATGCACAGCCTGATCGCGGATATTCTAGAGCTTTCACTGATCGAATCGGGCAACGTCACTATCGATGTGCGCGAGGTCAACTTACATTCAGCCGTTCAGGATGTGCTTACTGCGTTATCGGCAAAAGCAAAGGACCGAGATGTAGACCTGAAAAACGAAGTTCCCGTTGGATCATTCGTTTCCGCTGACTTCGTACGACTTGAACAAATGATCACCAATCTTGTCGATAATGCGATCAAGTTTAACCGTCAGGGCGGCAAGGTTAGCGTTGGATTTGAAGCAGATGACCGGCACACATTCATTTCTGTTTCAGATACCGGTGAAGGCTTGCTGCCGGAACATTCGGAACGTATCTTTGAGCGGTTTTACCGAGCTGACCGCGCTCGTTCGCGTGATATCGGAGGCACAGGCCTCGGGCTTGCGATCGTCAAGCACTTAGCCCGTCTTCACGGCGGCGAAGTTTTTGTAGACTCGGTTCTCGGCACAGGAACGACTTTTCGCATCGAGCTTCCACGCGCATCGCACTAAATCAAATCAGAGCCATTTTGAGTTGCTTTTAACGCTGCACTATACGTGCTATACTTTTCCCATCTCTTGACAACGCAAGCGCGGGCGACAAATGCCTCTTTCATGATTTGAAACGCAGCGCGTCCTATCTCATTTTTGGGAGAGAAGCGGCAATGCAGCTAACGATCGGTCAGAAAGTATCGTATCCAAATCAAGGCGTCTGCCTTGTGGAAGGATTCAGGCAGCAGACTGTAGGAACGCGCTCGATCAACGGTTTTAGTCTTCGCGTGTTGAATGATAACTCCACCATTTTCGTTCCCGAGGAAAGCGCAGACAATGTGGGGTTGCGGCCGCTGATCAGTTCGTCGCAATGCCGGAAGCTCATCGATATGCTGGCCGAGGACTTTGAACCGGTCTGCTGCGATTGGAAAACGCGTTCGCGCGAATTTAGTGAAAAGCTGCGTTCGGGAGATATTTTTCAGGCAGCCGAAGTGATGAAAACGCTCACATTCTTAAGTCACCAAAAGAAGCTGTCTTTTCGCGAGCAAACGCTACTCGAAAAATCGAAATTGCTGATAGTTTCGGAAATCACAAATGCGTATGCCAGAGGCCGCTCGCCCGGCGAAAACGAAATAATCGAACTCGTCGAGACGGCATGTTCAAAACACCTCTTTACTCCGCCGCGAGCAATGACTGCGGCCCATTAAGATTCCAGTAGAATTATTTATGCGAAATGAAACATTGTCATTCGACGCTGCCAATGGCCCGACGAGCGCGTATGTTGCACTGCCGGAGGCATCAAACGGCAAGGCCGTCATTGTTATTCAAGAATGGTGGGGACTTAACGATCACATCAAAGATATTGCTAACCGCTATGCCGCCGAAGGTTTTATTGCGGTTGCGCCAGACCTTTATCGCGGAAAGGTCGCTGCAGACGCCACCGAGGCCTCGCAAATGATGCATGACCTCACAAACGAAGATGGCCTAGATACTATTAAAAATGCGATTGACGCAATAGCTTTGGCATATGATATTTCGCATTTTGGAATAACGGGATATTGCATGGGCGGTAGCTTTGCACTGCTCGCGGCGTGCGAACTTGAGGGCCTAAGCGCCGCCGCACCGTTTTACGGCGACATACCGGCAGATGATGTTTTGCAGAAGCTAAAGGTTCCTGTCATTTTCATCTCAGGTACGCGCGATGGATGGATCACACCCGAAAAGGTCGCGCAGCTCGAAGATGCTGCCGAAAGATTTGAATTACCGGTTCACTCCGTCAAATACGATGCTGACCACGCCTTTTTTAACAATACGCGGTCCGAGGTTTATGACGAAAACGCCGCAAAGGACGCTTGGGCATTGGTTGTCGGATTCTTTAACGATAAGTTGTAGCCGCGTCGGACAACTCCACAAGTCCGGCGGCAATAAGCGTTCGCGGATCACCCTCATTGAATACAAAACGTTCCCACGTCAACTGTGACGCCGTGCCGGAAGCTCCGACCGCGAAAAATCTTAGATTCAGCAAAACCCCATTGCTTTCGATAGGCATGGGGCCATAAACAGCAACCCTTAACAATCCGGGCTCCGCAGCATTTGCTACAGCCGTGAGACCGAGACTGACCGTTTCAGTAACATCCACCGGAAAAGCTTGAGGTAATATCACAGCCGGATCGTATCTGAGTTCGAATTCATAAGAAATAATTCCATGATTTGCGACTCCTTGTGCTGTTACAGGCATGACGATCTCGCCATCTGTGGATGTCATAAGCCTAGGGGCTTCCACAAAAATGCTACGCTCGGGACTATTAACAGTACGTAAATTGTTATCGGTCCAGTTACCCGAAACTTCGCCCATTAATAACGCACTATAGTCTTCACCCGCAATACTAGATGTAATAATTGGATAATCTCTGCTCGCCGGTAGAAATTTCCATGTTCCGGTTGTTCCATGCGGCGGCGACGAGATCACATAACGAGCGATCTGCGACGCATCAAATGAACTGATCTTACCGTTGTTACTAACGTCCGCAACCAAAAGTTGATTTCCTGTCAATGAACTTGCTCCGGTTACATGCCTAGCGACCATCGCTGCATCAAAGGACGAAATAGCTGTGGTAAATTCGCTTGGTTTAGACGGAGTCACGGTGTATGCACCCTCGCCAAAACCTATAAGGTAATATGCCCCGTTTTGGAAACTCGTTGTGGCTTCCACAAAAATTGAACCTTGGCCGCTGATGGTAACATCGGAAACAAACTGCGGAGGCACAGCCGCATTACCATATGTAACAACTCCTTCGATCGCCGGTGGGATCGATGGAGTAGGTGTCCCCGTCGGGGTATAAGTTGGGGTAGTTGTCGATGTAGCTGTAGGCGCGACTGTCGGCGTACTCGTTGGTGTGTCTGTAGGGATCGGCGTTGTTGGAGTGCATGAATAATTTACCGAGTCGATGCCGATGTAATCCGAGTTATTGCCCGACGGGCCGCCTTCCTCGACAAAGTAGCGGAACGCAAGGCGTCCTTTTACGGACGAGGCCAGGCCGCTGATAGTTACTGTGTACTGTGTCCAAACATTCGGATACGCATTCAGCTGATAGGTCGGATTGATATCGAGCAGTAAAGTTGCAAAATCACCTACGTCCAGAGCAGACGCTCCAATCTCCATACTGATGCCATTGGTGCTCATACGCACTTGCAGCCGATCGGAAAAACCTGGCTGATCGACGGTTCTCGTCCAAAAGGTCAACCGTCCGCCGTCCTGCAGAAGCAAAGGCGGTGTCAAAAGCCAGTTGCTTAGCGTCGAAGCACCGCCACCGCTCTGAAAATTGACAGCTATGTAGGAATTGTCAGCACTGGACTGAGACGAAAAGACATCGTTGTTACCCTGAAACCATTTCCCAGAACCGATCGGTAAGCTGCGATTGATCTCAGGCCATCCGCTCGCGGAAAGAGTAGTCACGTCATCAAATTCTTCGGCAAGATCGCATTCCGTCACAGGTGTGACCGGCGTTGCGGTGGGCGTCAGAGTGGCAGTCGCGGTTGCTGTCGGTGTCAGCGAAGCTATCTCGCCCGTTACGTTGAACGGAAAGTCCTGCCTGTAATCAAGGGCCGAAAATGGAAATCCTGAATCGATGACATTTGACCATTGGGGCGGAGGTGAACCGCTCAACTGTCGCGCGTCATCCAATAAATCACCTCGCGAACCCGCAATTGTCTTTCCCGGATAGAAATGATTGCCACCGCTGGACACAGTCGAGGCCCAGTCGATCCAGTATGTTCCTGCGGTTAGCGTGGTGCCGACAGCTACGGTATTTTTCCATATCTTGTTCGTCACGGCCGGTTCTGTTCCAGGCGGAGGAGCAACAGTGTTAAATATGCGGTAGTAGGTCGAATCGGCAGAGGCCGTCAAACGATTTGTTGTTGTGTCACCAAAAACTATCTGGCTCCCAAGATCGCCCGGACGCCCTTTCCATATACGCAATGTAGTGGCCGTGAATGGTGAAAGCGGTCCCAGAGCATTGATCTGATAGCCGTATAGATCAATGGTCTCTATTCTGCATGGCTGTGCGATCGTAAAATTGTCCGCCAATCTGAAAGCGCCCTGACGAGCATTCCAGCCTCCAACGTTGTTTGCCTCGTCGAGATTGCCGCTGTCGTGTTGGACCTCACTCCAGAAAAAACCTTCCGGCGCGGCAACACCGCTTTCGGTTAAGGCTTGCGGATTTAGGCCTCCGCCCGAACCTCCGTTGTCGAAAGTGCATGAGGAATTGGGAATCGCGGTTGGAGTCGCCGTCGGAGTATTGGTAAGTGTGCTTGTTGGGCTTGAGCTTGCAGTCGGCGTTAAGGATGGTGTGAATGTCGGCGTTTCGGTGGGCGTAGCCGTCGGCGAGCCGCACGGAGCTCCATTGTAACGCACCAGCCCTAACCCGTTTGTTGATCCCGCAGAAACGTAACCGGCTGCAACTATCTTTGTGTCGGATTGGATTGCCAGTGATCGTGCCTGTACTTGGCCGCTCCCGATATCCAGCGGGGTCACGACAATGCCGTCATCGTCAAACGTGTTGTCGAGCGTTCCATCCGGGTTTAATCTGACCGTCACAAATTGACTAAGCTGCGGAGAATAAAAATCACCCGCAGCAACAAGTTTTCCATCAGGTTGCATGGAGACAACGGTAGCTCTACCAATAGGCGCTTGGGAAATTCCATTCGTTCCAAACGACGTATCGTATGAACCGTTATCATTAAATCGAGCTAAGGCAAACTTGCCGTTGTAAGTGCCTGCAGCTACGATCTTATCGTCGCTCTGTAAGGTTATCGCAAGGCTGTTGGTGGACAATCCGAATGTTGTTGACAATATTCCATTGCCACTGAACGACATGTCAAGCGAGCCGTCTGCATTGAATCGCGCCATGCCCAAATAAAAACCGCTCAGGCCCGCTGCTACGATCTTGCCGTCCGACTGAATCGCTACCGAGTGGGCGTGATCAACGTCGGTGATCGATGCCGCCGCTAAACCTCGAAAACCAAAAGTCAGATCGACAGAGCCGTTGGTGTTGTATCTCAATACGCCAAAATCTGACGCGGTACCCGAGCCATCGGGAATTCGGCCGGCGACGATCAATTTACCGTCATTCTGAATTACAACAGCGTTGGCGACATCTGCACCGTCACCGTGCGGACCAGGTACAGAGGTCGTAACTTTTCCATCGTCATCGAATGAGGTGTCTAGCGAGCCGTCAGGATTGTATCGTGCGATTGCAAAATCATTACTAGTATTAAATAAAACAGTGCCGACAGCGACTATCTTGCCGTCCGATTGGATCGCAACTGCATTTGCCCTGCTCGAACTGCCGCCGAATTCCGTGACCGTATAACCTTGACCCGCAAAAGTCTCGTCTAGCGAACCGTCGACATTGTATCGAACAACCAAAAACTGATTTGATGTTCCCATCTCGACTGAACCGACTGCGACTATCTTGCCGTCGGCTTGAACAGCGATTGCATAAAGAACGCTACCGTCGCTAAGACGCGTGATAACCTTGCCATCGCTGTCGAAAGTCGTGTCAAGGCTTCCGGGTGAGGAGCATGGCGTCGGCGTTTCTGTAGGAGTTTCGGTACCCGTAGATTCAACAAACACTCCTGCATCGGCTCGTTGATGCATTTCTGACAGAGCAAATAGAACACCAATACCAACTAAAATAAAGGCAAAGAGTTTCCGCGAATGAGAGCGTGGTAATGAAGATGTGACAGTCAAAGATTTAGGAAGTTTCATGCTGACCGATCTCCTTGTGTGCCTTATGAACACACAACCAATGCTCAATCGGAACATGGACGATCAGTTTCCATGAAGCGAAAAAAATGACTGTTCTAAACGAAAAAAACGAGATTAGATTACTCCCTAACCTATTGCTTTGCAAGAATATTGTTGGGCACGTATGAAAATATGATTTAACAAACAATTAGTTTACCGCGCTCGACGTAACTACATGTGACTCATCCAGTTCGACAATAAGGCCGCTCTTATCTTCAGCGTTAGGAATAAGACTGGAAATCTCTCTATCAAGACCAATGCCGCTTATCATAAACCTGCTTGGATCGAGCCGCCGTCTAGTTTTTCTCCTATACATTGCTTTATCGGCCGCAATGATCACTTGATCAAATGTTTCTCCGCTTGCAGGATAACTCGCTGAGCCGATACTGACCCCGACCGATGCATATTTCGCGCCTTCGACTGTGAGTTTGAATTCAGATACACCTGCCTCGATTCGACTGCACAGGTCGGCTACATCCTCCAGGCTAGTGTCCGGTATCAAGGCTACGAATTCGTCACCGCCGTAACGTGCCAGGAAATCGTAATCACGGAGCTGTTCACGGATCACCCTACTGACCTCACGAAGAACATCGTCGCCAACTTTGTGCCCAAAAGAATCGTTTACCGCCTTAAACCCATCGAGGTCGAGCATCAACAGTTGAAATGAAGTGCCGCCGCGACTCGCTCGGCCAACCTCTTTTTCAAACTGCATTTGCAGGCTACGGGCATTTGGAAGCCCAGTCATCGGGTCGGTCAGAGCGTTAGTTTTAGCTTCGTCATGCTCCTGCGATTTATCGATCGCTTCAGCTGCGATCCTTGCGATGGTTTCCAAAAGCCGTAGATGCTCTTCACCATACTCAGCTATTTCGCTCGAATAGATAGACACCGCGCCGATCAACTCGTCGTTCGCGATCAGCGGTACCGAAGCCATTGTCGAGTAACCCTCAGACAATTCCGAATCAAAAAGTGACGGGTCAAAACGTGTGTCACCCTTTCGGACAGATTCTTTTGCTTTCAAGGCTGTGCCGGTCGCTCCTTCACCGACCCTGATACGCACGCCGTGCAGATCAACCGAATTTTCGCCATCAACACGAATGGCTGACGCGTATTTTTTTGTTTCATCCAGAAGGAAAACTGCACACGTTGTAAACGGCACAAATTCTCCTATCTTCTTGCTGAACATCCCAAGTGTTTCTTGAAAATTCAGCGCGGAGCTAAATTCGCGAGCTAACTCATACAGCTCAAACACTTCACGATTCGCCAGTTTGATTTGCTCAACATAATTATGGCCGCCATGGTCATTTTCCGCGGTGTATGCAAGACCGTTAGCCTCGATCTCAGCCTCAAGCCCTGCGAGATTTTTGATAAAACAACGAACCACCGCCGGATCGAAATGCGTTCCTGCCTCGTCCTGAATGATCTGTCTCGCAAGATCTCTTGGAATCGCAGGCCGGTAAGGTCGAGCTCCTCGCAGCGTGTCGTAGGCATCTGCAACCGCCAATATTCGAGCGGTTAGCGGAATTTCTTCGCCCTTGAGGCCTTCAGGATAACCGCTTCCGTCCCAAAATTCGTGGTTATATTTCACCGTCGGCACAACAGGATAATCGAAGCCGATCTTTTCAAGGATAGATGCACCGACGAGCGAATGTATCTTGGTCTTTTCGAGTTCCGCAGCCGTAAGTTTCTCGGGCTTGTTCAAGATATGATCGGGCACAGCAAGTTTGCCTATATCGTGCAACAAGGCTCCCGTGCGGAGTGCGTTGATATCGGATTCGCCCAAGCCTAGCAATTCACCCATTCGAATTGCATATATCTGTGTTCGCTGCACGTGGCCGAGGCCAACTTGATCGCGGGCATCGATCGCGGTCGCGAGGGCTTCGACTGTCGCAAGGTGTATCCGGCTGGCATCAGATATCTGTTTCGTTTTTTGATCTAATCTCTTTGTATGGATGCTGTACGCAATGTTTGCGAGAATCGCGATCGGTGCGACGACAAACCCAAATTCAATGCCAAAATGAGAAAAAGACAAGCAGACCACTATCGACGACAAAACCATCAATAAGCCATCCTGCCATTGCTCCTTAAACCGGTCCGGCAAACTTCTTTGAGTTTTGCCATCGCTCTCCAACTCATAGAAAGCTGCGGATATAACGGCGTTCATAAAAAGATAGATCGCCGCGACCGTTAAACCGCCGATGGCAATAAGTCCGACGAAAGGAGCCGTGAGGCCGGGTTTGGAGCCGACGCTAGCGGCCTGGCCGAAGATAAGAGAAAAAGCAGAGACAGAAACTATGATCGACGTAACCATCGAACATGTTTCGAAGATAAGATCGTTTTTATTTTTTCGTGATGGCCAGATGTTCAAGATCGTCGAAAGGACTCCCAAAACAACTCCGCCGGCAAAGCCAAACCACAATACTCCCCAATACGCAAACAATATCTGCACAGGCAACACACCGGCAGATTTGGGCAGCCTGATCTGAAATCTGCCAACAAATCCCGACACAGAAGCCGCCGTTGCGAGAGCAACGATCCCAAAAATTGGAAGTTCGACGATCGACACGGCCGCCAACCCTAACAGGGCGAGTGTAAATAAAAACAAAGAACCAAATAACAGCAAAGTCGGTGGTCGATATTGATGTATGGCTAGATCTTTCATTGGAATAGGCCGAAACTTGCGAAGGTGGTATTAGCTAGTTCGTTAGCACCCGTCAAAATTAGTATCCTCAACAAATGGGATATATATTTGCATGACTCCCCGAATAAAACGGAGAGCCTCGATCAGAATCTAATCAAACGGCGTGCCATGATAAGACACGCCGTAAAACCCTGAATTTATTTGACTAATAAAGAAAAAGAAGGGGGTGTAGAAAGAAGAGTCACCTGTCTCGATGACCGCTCAAATTGAAACAATGCGGTCAGATTGACCGATGTGTTATCAACTGACAGTTAATAGCGGTCGTCATCAAATTCATAACTGTTAAAGTCATCACCTGACGAACCTCCGTCATTTTCTTCGTCGTATTGATCAAGTTCGATCGGATCCAAACCAACAACAACGAGTTTGGCATTGCACTCTTCGCAAATGACAGTATCGCCTTGTTCGATCTCGGCATCGACGAAAACTTCTTCGCTGCATTCGGGGCAAATTGATGTGGGCATGTAAAAAAACCTCTCTCCGTAAAACTAAAGATTTATTTGTCTATCACGCGATTAACGGTGAAAATAATTATGTTATTCAATCTAACTAGATTTGCGATAATTTGGCAAGACCTATGTCCAAATTTTGGAGTTTGATAATGCAGTTTCCATTTCAACTATTACCACAAGCGGATTTTGACGTCATAGGTTTTGGGACAAACGCGGTCGACCATCTCATACGCGTGCCCGCATATCCTGCTTTTGATTCGAAGGTCGAATTGACTGGATACACAAAAGACGCCGGCGGTGAAGTTGCCTCAACGTTGGTCAGCCTCCAACGGTTGGGATTTAAAACGGCGTATGCCGGAAGATTTGGTGCCGATGCCGAAGGTGAGTTTGGCCTGCAAACATTGATCAAAGAAGGTGTTGATACTGCACACGCGGAAATGGTTGACGGTGCTGCGACGCAAACCGCATTTATCGTGATCGACGAGAAAACCGGTGAACGCACGATCATTTGGCATCGTGACAATAAACTTCAATATCAGCCGTCCGAAGCTCCGCTTGCGATTGTTGAACGCGGCAAAATTCTACATTTGACGCCGCACGACACTAGGGCAGCGATCGAAATGGCAAAAACTGCAAAGCTGCAAGGCTTGATAACATCGATTGACATTGACAATGTGTTTGATGAAGTAGACCAACTTCTACCGTTGATCGATATTTTCACTGCTTCGGCCTCGTTTTCTGGAAAGTTCTCCGGTTTGGAAGACGACAGGTCGGCAATGCTCGATATCGCTTCCAGATTTGGATGTGCTGTAGTTGGCATTACTCGTGGCCGCAAAGGCTCAACACTTTTGTGCGGAGACATATTTATCGAAACGTCCGGCTTTGACGTTCCAAACGGCTGCAAAGATACAACCGGAGCGGGCGACGCCTTTCGAGCCGGCCTCCTGTATGGATTATTGGCCGGCGAAACGGTTGAGGATAGTGCTCGCATCGCAAACGCTGTTGCAGCTCTAAAGTGCCGTAAATTTGGAGCGAGATCTGGGCTGCCAAACAAACAAGAATTAAACTTGCTATTAAAAAAACATATAGACGAAACAAACCGGCTGTATTAGAATTAAAGAGTGGCTTCTCCTGCGCACCACTTGCTCATCTTCCGCCCTTCCAGCGTTTGCTGACCGACCGACAATCTAAGCCCGACATTTATGGACTCGAAGATAGGCCTCATTATCCAATTAGCCGGAGTTTCGCTGATCACGCTGCTGACGCTCTTTTTGCGGCGCTCGATCAATGTTGTAGCGCTCAAGCATTGGACCAATGCATGGCTTTTTCTCTCTTTTGCGCTGTTTTGCCTGCGTCTCGCGTTTAGCTATGAGGTATATTCTGTTCAACTGTTCAGCCTATATTTTTTGAATGAGTACATTTTCGGATTCCTCCTTGTAGCCGGATGCAGAAGCCTAACCGAGAACAAGGAAATGCGAATAAGTAATGAGCTCTTCATACTTCCATTCATATTCGTAGCGTTCGGTTTGCCATTCATGGGCAACGATTTCAACCTTATATTCAATGCCCATTCATTGATCTTGTCGGGTTTTTTCATACTCGCATTTATAGCTCTGTGGCGGACAAAACTGCGAACATTCGGATGGCGTGTCATGCTCATCGCGCTGGGCCTGCTATTCGTTGATTTCTTTCAGTATTTTGTTGTTTTTACTGCCCGCCAGTATCTTTTAATCGATACCGATTATCTCTCTTACAATTCAGTTATCGACCTAACGCTACAGATCTTGCTTGGGTTCGGGATGGTGATCGTTCTTCTCGAACAGGTTCTCGCCGATGCGAAGAGTGCTAATGAAAAGCTCCAAATAGCGCATGCAAGGCTCGAGGAACTTGCTCATATGGATCCGCTTACTGCGGCCCTCAACAGGCACGCTTTTCATGGCTATTTGAAACGCCAGGGCGATTCGGATCAAAAAGTTGTTGGCAGCGTTGGTTTCTTCGATATAGACGGCCTT is a window of Chloracidobacterium sp. DNA encoding:
- a CDS encoding histidine phosphatase family protein: MKTLFLMRHAKSSWNDASIADFDRPLNDRGERTAPFMGRFMREKGFEPSMIISSPAVRAKCTAQLVKDAAGFLSDLKFDERIYDAHPQALLQVVSEIDNSRETAMLVGHNPGIEGFIRFLTGDLEPMPTAALAVIDLNIDSWNDVADGCGKLKCIFRPRDLTPL
- a CDS encoding choice-of-anchor J domain-containing protein produces the protein MKLPKSLTVTSSLPRSHSRKLFAFILVGIGVLFALSEMHQRADAGVFVESTGTETPTETPTPCSSPGSLDTTFDSDGKVITRLSDGSVLYAIAVQADGKIVAVGSVEMGTSNQFLVVRYNVDGSLDETFAGQGYTVTEFGGSSSRANAVAIQSDGKIVAVGTVLFNTSNDFAIARYNPDGSLDTSFDDDGKVTTSVPGPHGDGADVANAVVIQNDGKLIVAGRIPDGSGTASDFGVLRYNTNGSVDLTFGFRGLAAASITDVDHAHSVAIQSDGKIVAAGLSGFYLGMARFNADGSLDMSFSGNGILSTTFGLSTNSLAITLQSDDKIVAAGTYNGKFALARFNDNGSYDTSFGTNGISQAPIGRATVVSMQPDGKLVAAGDFYSPQLSQFVTVRLNPDGTLDNTFDDDGIVVTPLDIGSGQVQARSLAIQSDTKIVAAGYVSAGSTNGLGLVRYNGAPCGSPTATPTETPTFTPSLTPTASSSPTSTLTNTPTATPTAIPNSSCTFDNGGSGGGLNPQALTESGVAAPEGFFWSEVQHDSGNLDEANNVGGWNARQGAFRLADNFTIAQPCRIETIDLYGYQINALGPLSPFTATTLRIWKGRPGDLGSQIVFGDTTTNRLTASADSTYYRIFNTVAPPPGTEPAVTNKIWKNTVAVGTTLTAGTYWIDWASTVSSGGNHFYPGKTIAGSRGDLLDDARQLSGSPPPQWSNVIDSGFPFSALDYRQDFPFNVTGEIASLTPTATATATLTPTATPVTPVTECDLAEEFDDVTTLSASGWPEINRSLPIGSGKWFQGNNDVFSSQSSADNSYIAVNFQSGGGASTLSNWLLTPPLLLQDGGRLTFWTRTVDQPGFSDRLQVRMSTNGISMEIGASALDVGDFATLLLDINPTYQLNAYPNVWTQYTVTISGLASSVKGRLAFRYFVEEGGPSGNNSDYIGIDSVNYSCTPTTPIPTDTPTSTPTVAPTATSTTTPTYTPTGTPTPSIPPAIEGVVTYGNAAVPPQFVSDVTISGQGSIFVEATTSFQNGAYYLIGFGEGAYTVTPSKPSEFTTAISSFDAAMVARHVTGASSLTGNQLLVADVSNNGKISSFDASQIARYVISSPPHGTTGTWKFLPASRDYPIITSSIAGEDYSALLMGEVSGNWTDNNLRTVNSPERSIFVEAPRLMTSTDGEIVMPVTAQGVANHGIISYEFELRYDPAVILPQAFPVDVTETVSLGLTAVANAAEPGLLRVAVYGPMPIESNGVLLNLRFFAVGASGTASQLTWERFVFNEGDPRTLIAAGLVELSDAATTYR
- a CDS encoding dienelactone hydrolase family protein, whose amino-acid sequence is MRNETLSFDAANGPTSAYVALPEASNGKAVIVIQEWWGLNDHIKDIANRYAAEGFIAVAPDLYRGKVAADATEASQMMHDLTNEDGLDTIKNAIDAIALAYDISHFGITGYCMGGSFALLAACELEGLSAAAPFYGDIPADDVLQKLKVPVIFISGTRDGWITPEKVAQLEDAAERFELPVHSVKYDADHAFFNNTRSEVYDENAAKDAWALVVGFFNDKL
- a CDS encoding response regulator transcription factor: MQQTILIVEDDGDIAEGLHYNLKREGFRTVIAESGEKGLRLALDEKNPPSLILLDLMLPGIGGMDLCRRLRRETLTEKTPIIMLTARAAEGDKILGLEAGADDYIVKPFSVKEVIARVRAVLRRSETESASKYEDGLLAVDFADMRVTCADRTVILTRKEFALLEYLIQAAGRVASRQQLLDNVWGYSYFGDTRTLDVHIRRLRQKLDACAHCIETVVGVGYRFVGCK